The following proteins are encoded in a genomic region of Poecilia reticulata strain Guanapo unplaced genomic scaffold, Guppy_female_1.0+MT scaffold_190, whole genome shotgun sequence:
- the LOC103460172 gene encoding chorion-specific transcription factor GCMb, with amino-acid sequence MSRAEQRDETDCVCSVGMKLTWDINDPKLPQLPPQALGPALLCVEPAERISFIEPNFPQHYPQFQSSEPYYNPHNALGEAPPTLQKPANPRLYMGRPGYDFQGYLASPSYPVTSDLCDPRVTPVLGSSSAPSSSSAPISSSSSSFDPQTKAPPAWKELLKSSAPYADNHHYYSAEYPCRYSGNAPGSPAGLQTIITTTTKVSYQPCPKPPGALPPYQSCPKPSAGLPSYQPAKAAGLPGCSSLLEDASPSSYSTEVKVTEESGGVIKSLSFPPEPLQTKTERLDAYDYHYAYPNAYRYDDY; translated from the exons ATGTCCCGGGCGGAGCAGCGCGACGAAACGGACTGTGTGTGTTCGGTCGGGATGAAGCTGACCTGGGACATCAACGACCCCAAACTACCGCAG ttacccCCTCAGGCGTTAGGCCCCGCCCTCCTCTGTGTGGAACCAGCAGAAAGGATTTCCTTCATTGAGCCGAACTTCCCGCAGCATTACCCACAATTCCAGAGCAGCGAGCCTTACTACAACCCCCACAATGCACTGGGAGAGGCCCCGCCCACCCTCCAGAAACCAGCCAACCCAAGACTGTACATGGGCCGACCCGGCTACGACTTCCAGGGATACCTGGCTTCACCTTCGTAtcctgtgacctctgacctctgcgaCCCCAG GGTAACGCCGGTCCTGGGCTCCTCTTCAGCACCTTCATCTTCCTCGGCTCCGAtctcatcctcctcatcctccttcGACCCGCAGACGAAGGCGCCGCCGGCCTGGAAGGAGCTCCTGAAGAGCTCCGCCCCCTACGCCGATAACCACCACTACTACAGCGCCGAGTACCCCTGCCGTTACTCTGGCAACGCCCCAGGGTCGCCCGCTGGTCTGCAGACCATCATCACCACAACAACCAAG GTGTCCTACCAGCCCTGTCCCAAGCCTCCGGGGGCACTGCCTCCCTACCAGTCCTGCCCCAAACCATCGGCCGGCCTGCCGTCCTACCAGCCTGCCAAAGCCGCCGGTCTGCCCGGCTGCTCGTCCCTGCTGGAAGACGCGTCTCCGTCCTCGTACTCCACAGAGGTCAAGGTGACCGAGGAGTCCGGCGGAGTTATCAAGTCTCTGTCGTTTCctccagaacctctgcagaCCAAGACAGAGCGGCTGGACGCCTACGACTACCACTACGCCTACCCCAACGCCTATCGCTATGACGACTACTGA